A window of Hugenholtzia roseola DSM 9546 contains these coding sequences:
- the hutI gene encoding imidazolonepropionase has product MKTTLLYQIQNLLQVEETPQKATLLPRKGVQMAFLPQIENAFLYLVDGKIADWGKMQDCPAAYFEADEKIEATGKMVMPTFVDSHTHLVYAGSREAEFVDKIKGLSYEEIFKRGGGILNSAKKLQAASEDELFEQAWQRLEEIMRLGTGAVEIKSGYGLTTPDELKILRVAQKIKAHSPIAVKTTFLGAHAFPREVSRQKYMAMILEEMLPAVAEEKLADYCDVFCDKGFFTPQETETILIKATDLGLQLRLHANELDYSGGVQVGAKYGAVSVDHLEFVGEAEIEALQKSQTLPTLLPSTAFFLRLPYAPARKILEANLPIVLASDYNPGSSPSGNLPFVMALACIQMKMLPEEALNALTYNAAFALGLEKSHGVIGKGAEANFILTQKVPSLAFLPYSFGSDWIEQVFIKGKPIR; this is encoded by the coding sequence ATGAAGACCACACTGCTCTATCAGATTCAAAACCTTTTGCAGGTAGAAGAAACTCCCCAAAAAGCGACCCTACTACCGCGCAAAGGCGTGCAGATGGCTTTTTTGCCACAAATCGAGAACGCCTTTCTCTACTTAGTAGATGGCAAAATTGCCGATTGGGGTAAGATGCAAGACTGCCCTGCGGCATATTTTGAGGCAGACGAAAAAATAGAGGCGACAGGCAAAATGGTCATGCCTACCTTTGTAGATTCGCATACCCATCTGGTTTATGCAGGCAGCCGCGAAGCCGAATTTGTAGATAAAATCAAAGGGCTTTCGTATGAGGAAATTTTTAAAAGAGGCGGCGGTATCCTCAATTCTGCCAAAAAACTGCAAGCCGCTTCCGAAGACGAACTTTTTGAGCAGGCTTGGCAGCGGCTCGAAGAAATTATGCGCTTGGGAACGGGGGCTGTGGAAATCAAGAGCGGATACGGACTCACCACGCCCGACGAACTCAAAATTTTGCGCGTCGCCCAAAAAATTAAAGCCCATTCGCCCATTGCCGTCAAGACTACCTTTTTGGGAGCGCACGCCTTTCCTCGCGAAGTATCGCGCCAAAAATATATGGCTATGATTTTGGAAGAAATGCTCCCTGCCGTAGCCGAAGAAAAATTGGCAGACTACTGTGATGTTTTTTGCGATAAAGGCTTTTTTACACCCCAAGAAACGGAAACGATTTTGATAAAAGCCACCGATTTGGGCTTGCAGTTGCGCCTCCATGCCAACGAATTGGACTACTCTGGCGGCGTGCAGGTAGGTGCCAAATATGGCGCAGTGAGCGTCGACCACCTCGAATTTGTAGGCGAAGCGGAAATCGAAGCCCTGCAAAAAAGCCAAACGCTGCCTACTTTGCTGCCCAGCACCGCTTTTTTCCTACGCCTACCCTACGCGCCTGCTCGCAAGATTTTGGAGGCAAATCTGCCTATCGTTTTGGCTTCCGACTACAATCCGGGTAGCTCACCTTCGGGCAACTTGCCCTTTGTGATGGCTTTGGCTTGTATTCAGATGAAAATGCTACCCGAAGAGGCTCTCAATGCCCTGACCTACAACGCTGCCTTTGCCTTAGGCTTAGAAAAATCGCATGGCGTGATTGGCAAAGGCGCAGAGGCAAATTTTATTCTGACCCAAAAAGTCCCTTCTTTGGCGTTCCTGCCTTATAGTTTTGGGTCTGATTGGATAGAACAAGTATTTATCAAAGGAAAGCCGATACGCTAA
- a CDS encoding PIG-L family deacetylase — protein MMMKTKKILWFWLAYWLFGALQAQSLPTERLTASALQLKIRHLQTTGRVLYVAAHPDDENTRLLTYLANEKGFETAYLSLTRGDGGQNLIGEQQGVEVGLIRTHELLAARRVDGAQQFFSTANDFGYSKSPEETLQIWDKEKVLSDVVWLIRKFRPDVIITRFSPTLGGTHGHHTASAQLALEAFEKAADPTVFPEQLKEVQIWQPKRIFWNTSSWFFRNNDFKESDFLKLDIGLYNPLLGLSYGEIAGRSRSQHKSQGFGAAEFRGEILEYFQLLAGEKPQTDIFENLDFSWQRIHTPEKEANDKQNLQKIATLEQKVAQIYQTYRADSPQDSIEPLLELLKALETLPDNFYRNKKIKQIEEIILHCAGIYVEALTPEAYLAAGDSLKVQANLIKRLPVELKWKEVCLLFADKEELNYLGSCVFNPELNKNSEFKLQTLLPADFPLSQPYWLEKEGTLGMFEVARRDWIGEPENLNPIFVRFVLEIGKGENKRTFTVDRNIYQKTTDPVRGELHLPLRIVPPVSVSFSESSLIFTQNQPKRLKVTLRAQRDGTKGRLFLKNYFDSPEAVSPDMIYFQIAPQSLGFDFAKKGQEKSFWIEVTPPKGLRQNLLTAEVQLQGLAANEFASPIEGRNFTKISYEHLPEIVYFPQAKVKLLRPDLTLIPLQKEAPNSEKKQNYSRKIGYVRGAGDKVAQAIEGMGYEVVMLDLPNLSLEELAGFQAIVVGIRAFNTQDFLATQNEKLWLYAQNGGRLIIQYNNSYDLVTKKITPYDLQLSRDRVTEEKAQIEILEPQHPILQSPNVITAADFEGWVQERGLYFPNTWDNAFTPLLRMQDKGETPKEGALLVANYGRGLIVHTSLSWFRQLPADVVGAYRLWANLLAAPLP, from the coding sequence ATGATGATGAAAACAAAAAAAATCCTTTGGTTTTGGCTTGCCTATTGGCTCTTTGGCGCATTGCAAGCCCAATCTCTGCCTACCGAAAGGCTAACGGCATCAGCTTTGCAGCTCAAAATCAGGCACTTACAAACCACAGGGCGCGTGCTTTATGTGGCAGCGCACCCCGACGACGAAAATACGCGCTTGCTGACGTATTTGGCAAACGAAAAAGGCTTCGAAACGGCTTATCTTTCCCTAACACGCGGCGATGGCGGTCAGAATCTTATCGGAGAGCAGCAGGGCGTAGAAGTTGGGCTAATTCGCACGCACGAACTTTTGGCGGCGCGGCGCGTAGATGGCGCACAGCAGTTTTTTTCCACCGCCAACGATTTTGGCTACTCTAAAAGTCCCGAAGAAACTTTGCAGATTTGGGACAAAGAAAAGGTGTTGTCTGATGTCGTTTGGCTCATTAGAAAATTCCGCCCTGATGTCATCATTACCCGTTTTTCGCCTACTTTGGGCGGCACACATGGGCATCATACGGCTTCGGCGCAGTTGGCTTTGGAGGCTTTCGAAAAAGCCGCCGACCCTACCGTTTTCCCCGAACAGTTGAAAGAAGTGCAGATTTGGCAGCCCAAGCGCATTTTTTGGAATACTTCTTCGTGGTTTTTCCGAAACAATGACTTCAAAGAAAGCGATTTTCTAAAACTCGACATCGGGCTTTACAATCCGCTTTTAGGGCTTTCCTATGGCGAAATTGCAGGCAGAAGCCGCAGTCAGCACAAAAGTCAGGGCTTTGGCGCGGCAGAATTTAGGGGTGAGATTTTGGAATATTTCCAACTTTTGGCAGGCGAAAAACCGCAAACCGATATTTTCGAAAACCTCGACTTTTCATGGCAAAGGATTCACACGCCCGAAAAAGAGGCAAATGACAAGCAAAACTTACAAAAAATAGCGACCTTAGAACAAAAGGTAGCTCAAATTTACCAAACGTATCGCGCCGATTCGCCGCAAGATAGCATAGAGCCACTTTTAGAGCTTTTAAAAGCCTTAGAAACCTTGCCCGATAATTTTTATAGAAATAAAAAAATCAAGCAAATAGAAGAAATTATTTTGCACTGTGCAGGGATTTATGTAGAAGCACTGACCCCAGAGGCGTATCTTGCCGCAGGCGACTCTTTGAAGGTGCAGGCAAATCTTATCAAAAGGCTGCCCGTAGAATTGAAGTGGAAAGAGGTCTGTCTGCTTTTTGCCGATAAAGAGGAGCTAAATTATTTGGGCAGTTGTGTTTTCAATCCTGAACTGAATAAAAATTCGGAATTTAAACTACAAACCTTACTACCTGCCGATTTTCCCCTTTCACAGCCTTATTGGTTGGAAAAGGAGGGTACTTTGGGCATGTTCGAAGTGGCAAGGCGCGATTGGATAGGCGAACCCGAAAATCTGAACCCTATTTTTGTGCGTTTTGTCTTAGAAATTGGCAAGGGTGAAAATAAGCGAACTTTTACCGTTGATAGGAATATTTACCAAAAAACGACCGACCCTGTGCGCGGTGAATTGCATCTACCCCTTCGCATTGTGCCGCCTGTTAGTGTTTCTTTTTCGGAAAGCAGCCTTATTTTTACTCAAAATCAGCCCAAACGCCTCAAAGTTACACTTAGGGCGCAGCGCGACGGCACAAAGGGCAGACTCTTTCTCAAAAATTACTTCGATTCGCCCGAAGCCGTAAGTCCTGATATGATTTATTTTCAGATTGCGCCCCAAAGTTTGGGTTTTGATTTTGCCAAAAAAGGACAAGAAAAAAGTTTTTGGATAGAGGTTACACCACCAAAGGGATTGCGTCAGAATTTGCTAACGGCAGAGGTGCAGTTGCAGGGTTTGGCGGCAAATGAATTTGCAAGTCCGATAGAAGGGCGCAATTTTACCAAAATTAGCTATGAACATTTGCCCGAAATTGTGTATTTTCCGCAGGCAAAGGTAAAACTTTTGCGTCCCGACCTTACCTTGATTCCGCTGCAAAAAGAAGCCCCTAATTCGGAAAAAAAACAAAATTATAGCCGCAAGATTGGCTATGTCAGAGGCGCAGGCGATAAGGTAGCCCAAGCCATCGAGGGAATGGGATACGAAGTCGTGATGTTGGATTTGCCTAACCTTTCTTTGGAGGAGTTGGCTGGTTTTCAGGCGATTGTGGTAGGGATTCGCGCCTTCAATACACAAGATTTTTTGGCTACCCAAAACGAAAAACTTTGGCTTTATGCCCAAAATGGCGGACGCTTGATTATCCAATACAACAATAGTTATGATTTAGTTACAAAAAAAATAACGCCCTACGATTTACAACTTTCGCGCGATAGAGTAACGGAAGAAAAAGCCCAAATAGAGATTTTAGAACCCCAACACCCCATCTTACAAAGTCCCAACGTCATTACGGCTGCCGACTTCGAGGGTTGGGTGCAGGAGCGCGGACTCTATTTCCCCAACACTTGGGACAACGCCTTCACGCCACTTTTGCGCATGCAAGACAAGGGCGAAACCCCCAAAGAAGGTGCGCTTTTAGTGGCAAACTATGGCAGAGGGCTTATTGTGCATACCAGTCTTTCGTGGTTTCGACAGCTTCCTGCGGACGTAGTGGGCGCGTATCGCCTTTGGGCAAACCTATTGGCTGCGCCACTGCCCTAA
- a CDS encoding alpha/beta fold hydrolase, which yields MKELLQKYTNEQSRFLVINGTLLHYRIEGEGEPILLLHGSFSSLHTFDAWAEMLSKQYRVVRLDIVGFGLTGPNSENRYDMEHHLFYLKTFVDALGIKEFYLGGSSLGGWLAWEFTLRYPSYVRKLILLGAAGFLEPNNIPLPFKMARTPLFGRVIKYVVQRNILEQFVREVYYNQDKVTEPLITRYYDLFTREGNPEAFLIMVNEKFKDNTKSLKQINIPTLILWGREDKWIPVQNARRFHDAIPHNRMLIYERVGHLPMEEIPLQTGKALFKFLQEKD from the coding sequence GTGAAAGAGTTATTACAAAAATATACCAATGAGCAGTCGCGTTTTTTAGTCATCAATGGGACGCTCCTTCATTACCGCATCGAGGGCGAGGGCGAGCCGATATTGCTCCTGCATGGCTCTTTTTCTTCGTTGCACACTTTCGACGCTTGGGCAGAGATGCTTTCTAAGCAGTATCGCGTTGTGCGCCTCGATATAGTGGGTTTTGGGCTGACGGGTCCTAATTCTGAAAATCGCTACGATATGGAGCATCATCTTTTCTACCTCAAAACTTTTGTAGATGCCTTGGGGATAAAAGAGTTTTATTTGGGGGGTAGTTCTTTGGGGGGCTGGTTGGCTTGGGAATTTACCCTGCGCTACCCCTCTTATGTTCGCAAGCTCATTCTTTTGGGTGCGGCGGGCTTTTTAGAACCCAATAACATTCCGCTGCCTTTCAAAATGGCGCGAACACCGCTTTTCGGCAGGGTGATAAAATATGTGGTGCAGCGCAATATCTTAGAACAATTTGTGCGCGAAGTCTATTACAATCAAGACAAAGTTACCGAGCCGCTTATCACGCGCTACTACGACCTTTTCACGCGCGAAGGCAATCCCGAAGCGTTTTTAATTATGGTCAATGAAAAATTTAAGGACAATACCAAGAGTTTGAAACAGATTAACATTCCTACCTTAATCTTATGGGGGCGCGAAGATAAGTGGATACCTGTTCAGAACGCAAGGCGTTTTCATGATGCCATTCCACACAATCGCATGCTTATCTATGAGCGTGTAGGGCATCTGCCGATGGAGGAAATTCCTTTACAGACGGGTAAGGCTTTGTTCAAATTTTTGCAGGAAAAAGACTAA
- a CDS encoding MutS-related protein, whose translation MDLYLSYQKEAEKGYSTKKKQLQMWVILRILTFLATLVGVLLLSDLSWISASVAGFAGLILFLVFVVIHQKVKKQFLYFQKKRTLIEAEKQRLQYQFDNLPTGEAYLDSLHPYTRDLDIFGKGSLFSFLSRTHTLLGEKRLAQWLRFPSLDTQILTQRQQAIQELAQKTDLRLHFQTTAHLSEENAQEQTVLNTWLQNEPAFPTQKNSFLLLQVLRWALPLLTILAWIAAILGQISYSFSINFSILQLVLIGLFQKKLLTVYQGVGKNIAFLQKCATLWQIIEQQNFESPSLQKIQQNLKGSKLAATYLLKKLNLFEYRFNGFAFVILNGLFLWDIQLALALENWRTAYQQKVPLWLEALAETEALMSLASFAFNHPNYHYPTFSQEPILKTTDIAHPLIPENQRVSNHFTLNRLGEVALITGANMAGKSTFLRTLGINTVLANLGAPLPASHFEYRPLEIFTSMRIIDSLQDGTSSFFAELKRLKQILDTLQTKRPHLILLDEILRGTNSKDRYLGSEAVIKQLLKLPAASVIASHDVALGNLINDFPNQIKNYAFEVENVAEGLHYPYKISEGICQNTNAVFLMQKMGIQI comes from the coding sequence ATGGATTTATACCTTTCCTACCAAAAAGAAGCTGAAAAAGGCTACTCTACTAAAAAAAAACAACTACAAATGTGGGTTATCTTGCGTATCCTGACCTTCCTTGCTACGCTGGTAGGGGTCTTGCTCCTCTCTGATTTGAGTTGGATAAGCGCAAGTGTCGCTGGTTTTGCAGGGCTTATACTTTTTCTTGTCTTTGTTGTGATACATCAAAAGGTAAAAAAACAATTTTTATATTTTCAAAAAAAACGCACTCTTATTGAAGCAGAAAAACAAAGACTTCAATATCAATTTGATAACCTACCCACAGGCGAAGCCTATCTCGATTCCCTACACCCCTACACACGCGATTTGGATATTTTTGGGAAGGGCAGCCTTTTTTCCTTTCTAAGCCGTACTCATACCCTATTAGGCGAAAAAAGATTAGCCCAATGGCTGCGATTTCCTTCTCTCGATACCCAAATCCTGACCCAACGACAGCAAGCCATTCAGGAATTGGCACAAAAAACCGACCTACGCCTGCATTTTCAGACCACCGCCCACCTTTCCGAAGAAAACGCGCAAGAGCAAACCGTTTTAAATACTTGGCTACAAAATGAGCCTGCTTTTCCTACCCAAAAAAATAGCTTTCTGCTCCTGCAAGTCCTAAGATGGGCTTTGCCACTTCTTACAATTCTTGCTTGGATTGCTGCTATTTTAGGTCAGATTTCATATAGCTTTTCTATCAATTTTTCCATCTTACAATTAGTTTTGATAGGACTTTTTCAGAAAAAATTGCTTACTGTTTATCAAGGCGTAGGAAAAAATATTGCTTTCCTACAAAAGTGTGCGACCCTATGGCAAATCATAGAACAGCAAAATTTTGAAAGCCCAAGCCTACAAAAAATACAACAAAATCTAAAAGGAAGTAAGTTAGCCGCCACCTATTTATTAAAAAAATTAAACTTATTTGAATATAGGTTCAATGGTTTTGCCTTTGTTATCCTAAACGGACTCTTTCTATGGGACATACAACTTGCCCTTGCCTTAGAAAATTGGCGCACCGCCTATCAGCAAAAAGTCCCCCTTTGGCTCGAAGCCTTAGCCGAAACAGAGGCTTTGATGAGCCTTGCTTCCTTTGCCTTCAACCACCCCAACTACCACTACCCCACTTTTTCGCAAGAACCTATCCTCAAAACTACCGACATCGCTCACCCCCTTATTCCTGAAAATCAGCGCGTTAGCAATCATTTCACCCTCAACCGTTTAGGCGAAGTCGCCCTTATCACAGGGGCAAATATGGCGGGCAAAAGCACCTTTTTGAGAACCTTAGGCATCAATACCGTCTTGGCAAATTTGGGCGCACCCCTGCCCGCGAGCCATTTTGAGTACCGCCCCCTCGAAATTTTTACCAGCATGCGCATCATAGACTCCCTGCAAGATGGCACTTCCTCCTTTTTTGCCGAACTCAAACGCCTCAAACAGATTTTGGACACCCTCCAAACAAAACGCCCTCACCTCATTCTATTAGACGAAATCCTGCGTGGCACAAACTCCAAAGACCGATATTTAGGCTCGGAAGCCGTCATCAAACAGCTTTTAAAACTCCCTGCTGCCTCTGTTATCGCCTCACACGATGTCGCCTTAGGAAATTTGATAAACGATTTTCCAAACCAAATTAAAAACTATGCCTTCGAAGTAGAAAACGTTGCCGAAGGGCTACACTATCCCTACAAAATTTCGGAAGGCATTTGTCAGAATACCAACGCCGTTTTTTTGATGCAAAAAATGGGGATTCAGATTTAA